One segment of Streptomyces sp. XD-27 DNA contains the following:
- the eccD gene encoding type VII secretion integral membrane protein EccD: MSVGAASQRVELSRVTLVGDRRRVDLVLPADEPIGRLLPDILRLLDDRTASRPMLRHLVTADGSLLAQDASLASSGIRDGAVLRLVREEDTPAAPVVHDVTDEVAEDLDLRGWRWGAGARQWTAAVGCVALAVSAGGLAHASLGAVDVAVPLLAVAVLLSALGAPLARRRQRELGTVLMVCGGALGVLGAWAAADAHEWAWPARLAGVGGALVVMLVLLGVFSAVGRGGLVGAGAVVGTVGAWEVAAAVQGDLSLVGGVLAVVSVVALGVLPRLALSGAGLTALDDRRSGGTSVSRHEVESALAATHRGLVLATVVTAVSAVGAGLLAVAESSPWTVLLTVVLAVVLLSRSRAYPLVAEAVVLLAGAAVLFVRLVVLWIDHVDGEPYAPLAVLAMAAVLPLGVLAVRPPEHVRVRLRRVVDLVEAVGVVALFPLVVGAFGVYGRLLDVF; this comes from the coding sequence CTGAGTGTGGGGGCGGCGTCACAGCGGGTGGAGCTGAGCCGGGTCACGTTGGTCGGGGACCGGCGGCGGGTCGATCTCGTGTTGCCCGCCGATGAGCCGATCGGGCGCCTTCTCCCTGACATTCTGCGGCTGCTCGACGACCGTACGGCCTCTCGGCCGATGCTTCGGCATCTTGTTACCGCTGATGGAAGCCTGCTGGCGCAGGATGCCTCCCTCGCCTCCTCGGGTATTCGTGATGGGGCCGTGCTGCGGCTCGTGCGGGAGGAGGACACCCCCGCCGCTCCCGTCGTGCACGACGTCACCGACGAGGTGGCCGAGGACCTCGATCTGCGGGGATGGCGATGGGGAGCCGGGGCCCGGCAGTGGACCGCCGCCGTGGGGTGTGTCGCGCTCGCCGTGAGTGCGGGGGGCTTGGCGCATGCGAGTCTTGGGGCCGTCGACGTCGCGGTGCCTCTGCTCGCCGTTGCCGTGCTGCTCTCCGCCCTTGGGGCTCCCCTCGCCCGGCGGCGTCAACGGGAGCTCGGCACCGTCCTGATGGTCTGCGGGGGCGCGCTCGGGGTGCTCGGGGCCTGGGCCGCCGCCGATGCCCATGAGTGGGCCTGGCCCGCGCGGCTTGCCGGGGTTGGCGGTGCCCTTGTCGTCATGCTGGTGCTGCTCGGTGTCTTCTCCGCGGTGGGGCGTGGAGGGCTCGTCGGGGCCGGTGCGGTGGTCGGCACCGTGGGGGCCTGGGAAGTCGCCGCCGCGGTGCAGGGCGACCTCAGTCTTGTTGGTGGCGTCCTTGCCGTTGTGTCCGTCGTCGCGCTCGGGGTGCTGCCGCGGCTCGCCTTGTCGGGTGCCGGGCTGACCGCCTTGGACGACCGGCGGTCCGGCGGTACTTCTGTGAGCCGACATGAGGTGGAGTCCGCACTGGCCGCGACGCACCGCGGGCTGGTGCTGGCCACCGTCGTCACCGCCGTCTCCGCTGTCGGCGCCGGGCTGCTCGCCGTCGCCGAATCCTCGCCTTGGACCGTGCTGCTGACCGTCGTACTCGCCGTGGTGCTGCTCTCCCGGTCCCGGGCCTACCCGCTCGTCGCCGAGGCCGTGGTGCTGCTCGCGGGGGCCGCTGTGCTGTTCGTACGGCTGGTGGTGCTCTGGATCGACCACGTCGACGGGGAGCCGTACGCGCCGTTGGCCGTGCTCGCGATGGCTGCTGTGTTGCCGCTCGGTGTGCTGGCCGTCCGGCCGCCGGAGCATGTACGGGTCCGGCTCCGCCGCGTCGTGGACCTTGTCGAGGCGGTCGGCGTCGTCGCGCTGTTCCCGCTCGTCGTCGGGGCATTCGGTGTGTACGGCCGGCTCCTTGACGTCTTCTGA
- a CDS encoding DUF6507 family protein, giving the protein MGKDKDWDIDPPGVRSVLIKTGEIAGQLKGEGETLKKLVERAAASAGTILGNDVHRDPCNTGMKAAGDAYAKELGPVAMALAAYFEARGDSLSYMASRASMSLNAATNATTHYVEGNLQMAALSQRNARPFLEF; this is encoded by the coding sequence ATGGGCAAGGACAAGGACTGGGACATAGATCCGCCCGGTGTGCGGAGTGTTCTGATCAAGACCGGTGAGATCGCCGGTCAGCTCAAGGGTGAGGGGGAGACCCTCAAGAAGCTGGTGGAGAGGGCGGCGGCATCGGCAGGCACCATCCTCGGTAACGATGTGCATCGGGACCCGTGTAACACCGGGATGAAGGCGGCAGGCGACGCGTACGCCAAGGAACTGGGTCCCGTGGCGATGGCGCTGGCCGCGTACTTCGAGGCGCGGGGCGATTCGCTGTCGTACATGGCCAGCCGCGCCAGCATGTCGCTGAATGCTGCGACGAACGCGACGACCCACTACGTCGAGGGGAACCTCCAGATGGCGGCGCTGAGCCAGCGGAACGCCCGGCCGTTTTTGGAGTTCTGA
- a CDS encoding pore-forming ESAT-6 family protein, with protein sequence MASQDRNSYDSGASGEAQGNIAVVIAQLEQVLNDRDRAVKAAMADFAADGVSEEYHAKEVRWNKAAAEVRSIIQLVRTTLEKNDATAQQTLARAKAAVDAIG encoded by the coding sequence ATGGCGAGCCAGGACCGCAATAGCTACGACTCCGGTGCCTCCGGCGAGGCGCAGGGCAACATCGCCGTCGTCATCGCCCAGCTGGAGCAGGTGCTCAACGACCGGGACCGGGCGGTGAAGGCCGCGATGGCGGACTTCGCGGCGGATGGCGTCTCGGAGGAGTACCACGCGAAGGAAGTCCGCTGGAACAAAGCGGCCGCCGAGGTGAGGTCGATCATTCAGCTGGTGCGCACCACGCTGGAGAAGAACGACGCGACCGCGCAGCAGACGCTGGCGCGGGCCAAGGCGGCGGTGGACGCGATCGGTTGA
- a CDS encoding DUF397 domain-containing protein, which produces MSTLDWQKSSYCQGASNCLNLATAPDRTVRLRESENPGTALRTTPARLGTFIRAAKAGAFDTLTELAI; this is translated from the coding sequence ATGTCCACACTGGACTGGCAGAAGTCCTCCTACTGCCAAGGGGCAAGCAACTGCCTTAACCTCGCGACCGCACCCGACCGCACCGTTCGACTCCGCGAGAGCGAGAACCCCGGAACCGCACTCCGTACCACCCCCGCCCGCCTTGGCACTTTCATCCGCGCCGCCAAGGCCGGGGCCTTCGACACTCTCACGGAACTCGCCATCTAA
- the eccCa gene encoding type VII secretion protein EccCa has protein sequence MTTRLIHRPARTTRPLLPPEPRAIEPPPNLPEGKAGGAAMALMPVAGVMSSVVMMTVLRSGQFAAIGAIVLVVTVVGSVALLLSQRGKAQRTRRRQRERYLEYVEELREELGAHERERRAGARVLDPPPQALYDIVSDPARLWERRRADADFLRVRIGTGEMPVRTLTVSQQGSSVLTPPDRFMLNEARALIGRFGTAADLPLTVPLDRVGNVSVVGEREAVLRVVRAILVQTAVFHAPDDVAIALAAPGLGPSGLAAPGDAPSGDTPTHWEWVKWLPHLLDAEERDGPVAARRIAPDLPQLARLLGRNLRQRAGYAAEIRRGLSGRDALVMASRLLVVDDCYGQAARELARPDEAVPLPDMGVTVLHLVAERVAEPGQVSVRITVEGDHVVVEDLRGTEPVSAHGTVDRIAVAGAEGLARTLAPLRLSAESLVDAPLSGPVDFAELLGIEDPGALDLDRMWQPRGERAFLRVPIGISDGHEPVLLDLKESAELGMGPHGLCVGATGSGKSELLRTLVLALVATHPPDDLALVLVDYKGGATFAPFEGLPHVAGVITNLENQAGLIERVHASLAGEVKRRQQVLKDAGNVADIATYAALRETRPDLPPLPHLFVVIDEFGELLTAKPDFIDLFLSIGRIGRSIGVHLLLSSQRIEGGRLKGLDTYLSYRLGLRTFSADESRTVLDTADAFHLPPLPGFGYLKVDTSAYERFKASFVSGPYRGPARRETDDKGPAAVPYPAYNTLGSAEAGEDDGEPVKRHRDPGPTVLSVMVDRLRDAASPVRRIWLPPLPEALTLDRVGGAVDVGERGMGFVRRTGTLRVPLGLLDDPARQWQGPWILDLTVAGGHAAVIGGPQSGKTTLLRTLALSLAMTHTPREVGIYGLDLVGGGLQALAHLPHVGGIAGRADRERAARTVEEVHGMLAAREEIFREHGIDSVERLRELRAAGKVPELASTEIVLLIDGFGALRDDFEALDDAVGDLLKRGGGYGIHVVAGMLRWNDVRIAHQSTFGTQMELRLNDPGDSSIDRKLAQTLTPDDTGRALTDGKLFAQVALPRIDGLPETAELGSAIEQAARTIRAAWPGDLAQQVRVLPARVPAASLPSIAAEPRRVPIGLDQSALAPVPLDLFAHDQHLLILGDSECGKTNLLRLIAQGLTERYSADELVFGVMDPRRGLRDVVPEPYRGGYAHNAKLAGALATGITAELDKRMPDEATDPLPPAPGSWGSGPRIVILVDDYDVLTTAGQQPLTPFLPYVPSAPDIGLHFVIARRVAGSSRALYEPFLTTLRESGTSALVMTGDRSEGQLFPRVYASAQPPGRGTLIRRGHPNRLIQTAMGPENGPESGESRATTR, from the coding sequence ATGACCACTCGTCTGATCCACCGGCCCGCGCGCACCACCCGCCCCCTCCTCCCTCCGGAGCCCCGCGCCATCGAGCCGCCGCCCAACCTCCCGGAGGGCAAGGCCGGGGGAGCCGCCATGGCTCTCATGCCTGTCGCCGGGGTGATGAGCTCGGTCGTGATGATGACCGTGCTGCGCAGTGGCCAGTTCGCCGCCATCGGCGCGATCGTCCTCGTCGTCACCGTCGTCGGCTCCGTCGCGCTGCTGCTCTCACAGCGCGGCAAGGCCCAGCGCACGCGCCGCCGCCAGCGCGAGCGCTATCTGGAGTACGTGGAGGAGCTGCGCGAGGAGCTCGGGGCGCACGAGCGGGAGCGCCGTGCGGGCGCGCGGGTCCTCGATCCGCCGCCGCAGGCGCTGTACGACATCGTCTCGGATCCGGCTCGGCTGTGGGAGCGGCGCCGGGCCGACGCCGACTTCCTGCGGGTGCGGATCGGCACCGGCGAGATGCCGGTGCGCACCCTGACCGTCTCGCAGCAGGGCAGCAGCGTCCTCACGCCGCCCGACCGGTTCATGCTGAACGAGGCGCGGGCGCTGATCGGCCGGTTCGGGACGGCCGCGGATCTGCCGCTGACGGTGCCGCTGGACCGGGTCGGCAACGTCAGCGTCGTCGGCGAGCGGGAGGCCGTGCTGCGGGTGGTGCGGGCGATCCTCGTCCAGACTGCCGTGTTCCACGCGCCGGACGACGTCGCCATCGCGCTCGCCGCGCCCGGCCTCGGCCCGTCCGGTCTCGCCGCGCCCGGCGACGCCCCATCCGGCGACACCCCGACGCACTGGGAGTGGGTGAAGTGGCTGCCGCACCTCCTCGACGCCGAGGAGCGCGATGGACCGGTGGCCGCCCGCCGCATCGCCCCCGACCTGCCGCAGCTCGCCCGGCTGCTCGGCCGCAACCTGCGGCAGCGCGCCGGCTACGCGGCGGAGATCCGGCGCGGACTGTCCGGCAGGGACGCGCTGGTGATGGCGAGTCGACTGCTCGTCGTCGACGACTGCTACGGCCAGGCCGCCCGCGAACTGGCCCGCCCCGACGAGGCGGTCCCGCTGCCCGACATGGGGGTGACCGTGCTGCACCTGGTGGCGGAGCGGGTGGCCGAGCCCGGCCAGGTGTCGGTCCGTATCACCGTCGAGGGCGACCACGTCGTGGTCGAAGACCTACGGGGTACGGAGCCGGTCTCCGCGCACGGAACGGTGGACCGGATCGCCGTCGCCGGTGCCGAGGGCCTGGCCCGGACGCTCGCCCCGCTGCGGCTCTCCGCCGAGTCCCTCGTCGACGCGCCGCTGTCCGGCCCGGTGGACTTCGCCGAGCTGCTGGGCATCGAGGACCCGGGCGCGCTCGACCTCGACCGGATGTGGCAACCGCGCGGTGAACGCGCCTTCCTGCGCGTGCCGATCGGCATCAGCGACGGGCACGAGCCGGTGCTGCTGGACCTCAAGGAGTCCGCCGAACTGGGCATGGGGCCGCACGGCCTGTGCGTGGGCGCGACCGGCTCGGGCAAGAGCGAGCTGCTGCGCACCCTGGTCCTCGCGCTGGTGGCCACGCACCCGCCGGACGATCTGGCCCTGGTCCTGGTCGACTACAAGGGCGGCGCGACCTTCGCCCCCTTCGAGGGGCTGCCGCACGTGGCCGGGGTGATCACCAACCTGGAGAACCAGGCCGGGCTGATCGAGCGCGTGCACGCCAGCCTCGCCGGGGAAGTCAAGCGCCGCCAGCAGGTGCTCAAGGACGCGGGCAACGTCGCGGACATCGCGACGTACGCGGCGCTGCGCGAGACCCGCCCCGACCTGCCGCCCCTGCCGCACTTGTTCGTCGTGATCGACGAGTTCGGCGAACTCCTCACCGCCAAGCCGGACTTCATCGACCTGTTCCTGTCCATCGGGCGGATCGGCCGGAGCATCGGCGTCCATCTGCTGCTGTCCAGCCAGCGCATCGAGGGCGGCCGGCTCAAGGGCCTGGACACCTACCTCTCGTACCGGCTGGGCTTGCGCACCTTCTCCGCCGACGAGAGCCGTACCGTCCTGGACACCGCCGACGCCTTCCATCTGCCGCCGCTGCCGGGCTTCGGCTACCTCAAGGTCGATACGAGCGCCTACGAGCGGTTCAAGGCGAGCTTCGTCTCCGGGCCGTACCGGGGACCCGCGCGCCGGGAAACCGACGACAAGGGTCCGGCGGCAGTCCCGTACCCCGCGTACAACACCCTCGGCTCCGCCGAAGCGGGCGAGGACGACGGCGAGCCGGTCAAGCGGCATCGCGACCCCGGCCCCACCGTCCTGTCCGTCATGGTCGACCGACTCCGGGACGCCGCGTCGCCGGTGCGCCGGATCTGGCTGCCGCCGCTGCCCGAGGCCCTCACCCTGGACCGGGTCGGCGGCGCCGTCGACGTCGGCGAGCGCGGCATGGGTTTCGTGCGCCGCACCGGCACCCTGCGGGTGCCGCTGGGCCTGCTGGACGACCCGGCCCGCCAGTGGCAGGGACCGTGGATCCTCGACCTCACCGTCGCCGGCGGGCACGCGGCCGTCATCGGCGGCCCCCAGTCCGGCAAGACCACCCTGCTGCGCACCCTCGCCCTCTCCCTGGCGATGACGCACACGCCGCGCGAGGTCGGGATCTACGGTCTCGACCTGGTCGGCGGCGGACTCCAGGCCCTCGCCCACCTCCCGCACGTCGGCGGGATCGCGGGCCGCGCCGACCGCGAACGCGCCGCCCGCACCGTGGAGGAGGTGCACGGCATGCTCGCCGCCCGCGAGGAGATCTTCCGCGAACACGGCATCGACTCCGTCGAACGGCTCCGCGAGCTGCGGGCCGCGGGCAAGGTGCCGGAACTGGCATCCACCGAGATCGTGCTGCTCATCGACGGATTCGGCGCGCTGCGCGACGACTTCGAGGCGCTCGACGACGCGGTGGGCGACCTCCTCAAGCGCGGTGGCGGGTACGGCATCCACGTCGTGGCCGGCATGCTGCGCTGGAACGACGTACGCATCGCCCACCAGTCGACCTTCGGCACCCAGATGGAGCTGCGGCTCAACGACCCCGGCGACAGCAGCATCGACCGCAAGCTCGCCCAGACCCTCACCCCTGACGACACCGGCCGGGCCCTGACCGACGGCAAGCTCTTCGCCCAGGTCGCGCTGCCGCGTATCGACGGTCTGCCCGAGACGGCCGAGCTGGGCTCGGCGATCGAGCAGGCCGCCAGGACGATCCGGGCGGCCTGGCCGGGCGACCTCGCCCAGCAGGTCCGCGTCCTGCCCGCCCGCGTCCCCGCCGCCTCCCTGCCCTCGATCGCGGCCGAGCCCAGGCGCGTGCCCATCGGACTCGACCAGAGCGCGCTCGCCCCGGTGCCGCTCGACCTGTTCGCCCACGACCAGCACCTGCTGATCCTCGGCGACAGCGAGTGCGGCAAGACCAACCTGCTGCGGCTGATCGCCCAGGGGCTCACCGAGCGGTACTCCGCCGACGAACTCGTCTTCGGCGTCATGGACCCCCGGCGCGGCCTGAGGGACGTCGTGCCCGAGCCCTACCGGGGCGGCTACGCCCACAACGCCAAGCTCGCCGGGGCGCTGGCCACCGGCATCACCGCCGAGCTCGACAAACGCATGCCCGACGAGGCGACCGACCCCCTGCCGCCGGCGCCGGGCAGCTGGGGCTCCGGGCCGCGCATCGTGATCCTCGTCGACGACTACGACGTCCTGACCACCGCCGGCCAGCAGCCGCTGACGCCGTTCCTCCCCTACGTGCCGTCCGCCCCCGACATCGGGCTGCACTTCGTCATCGCCCGCCGGGTCGCCGGATCCTCCCGCGCGCTGTACGAGCCGTTCCTGACGACCCTGCGCGAGAGCGGCACCTCCGCGCTCGTCATGACGGGCGACCGTTCGGAGGGGCAGCTCTTCCCCCGGGTGTACGCCTCGGCGCAGCCGCCCGGCCGGGGCACCCTGATCCGCCGCGGCCACCCCAACCGACTGATCCAGACCGCGATGGGCCCGGAAAACGGCCCGGAGAGCGGAGAAAGCCGAGCGACGACGCGATGA